The Salmo salar unplaced genomic scaffold, Ssal_v3.1, whole genome shotgun sequence genome window below encodes:
- the LOC106592641 gene encoding saxiphilin-like yields the protein MATLTIILLVSTVFALGDAMKRPKTPCERARDAVINGPPGVYVPTCDCQGEYTPEQHWGSTGSSWCVTRTGQKIPGTETPPGTASVKCACSGAR from the exons ATGGCGACATTGACCATCATTCTGCTTGTCAGCACGGTTTTTGCTCTGGGAG ATGCTATGAAACGACCCAAGACCCCTTGTGAGCGTGCTAGAGATGCTGTGATAAATGGCCCGCCTGGAGTCTACGTCCCCACGTGTGACTGCCAGGGAGAATACACCCCTGAGCAACACTGGGGATCTACAG GTTCCTCTTGGTGTGTTACCAGAACTGGACAAAAGATCCCGGGTACTGAGACTCCACCAGGCACTGCTTCTGTCAAATGTGCATGCAG TGGAGCTCGCTGA